From the Brachyhypopomus gauderio isolate BG-103 chromosome 5, BGAUD_0.2, whole genome shotgun sequence genome, one window contains:
- the LOC143513958 gene encoding uncharacterized protein LOC143513958, which yields MSTFNLSIPLSVNFTNAEDFFIFTYHILFATSSALLAGSVVIGILGTRTLRTQNRFMFMLNTSISDTLTGLSVYYLGLFDVQEGYPSRNGTFYILPSFLGVNVMTFLFAQFDRYFAVCHPFFYNRFITRGFVIASCAFCWVYTYFILTIQNVLPVSQATKLSAFGVMTLQVIVVVKVVMTVKLYIIARHQLGREAPSSDRDNKKESLRIIVFVVVCFLLLWCPSFVNIIVRYLTNHGLRFRNEGTNVFAIMARFNALSTPALYIWASPALRAAVWTLVWGRVCGTPTKRFFRQVRPTKEGV from the exons ATGTCCACTTTCAATTTAAGCATCCCCCTTTCGGTTAATTTCACTAATGCAGAAGACTTTTTTATTTTCACCTATCATATTCTGTTCGCCACCAGCTCGGCCCTTCTTGCGGGCTCGGTTGTGATCGGGATCCTCGGCACACGGACTCTGCGGACCCAGAATCGTTTCATGTTCATGTTGAATACGAGCATAAGCGACACGTTAACGGGACTCTCCGTCTACTACCTGGGTCTGTTTGACGTGCAGGAGGGCTACCCCTCCAGAAACGGAACATTTTACATCTTGCCCTCGTTCCTGGGCGTGAACGTGATGACCTTTCTCTTTGCCCAGTTTGATAGGTACTTTGCGGTTTGTCACCCTTTCTTTTACAACCGTTTCATCACACGCGGCTTCGTCATTGCGAGCTGCGCGTTTTGCTGGGTCTACACCTACTTCATTCTAACCATCCAGAACGTTTTACCGGTGTCGCAGGCCACAAAACTGAGTGCGTTCGGTGTCATGACGTTACAAGTGATCGTAGTGGTCAAAGTTGTGATGACCGTGAAGTTGTACATCATCGCACGACACCAGCTGGGACGCGAGGCGCCCAGCAGCGACAGGGACAATAAGAAGGAGTCTCTGCGAATCATCGTGTTCGTGGTGGTGTGTTTTCTGCTCCTCTGGTGTCCCTCCTTCGTTAACATCATAGTGAGGTATCTCACTAACCACGGACTGCGCTTCAGGAACGAAGGCACCAACGTGTTCGCCATCATGGCCCGGTTCAACGCCCTCAGCACCCCCGCGCTGTACATCTGGGCCAGTCCCGCTCTGCGCGCCGCGGTTTGGACCCTGGTGTGGGGCAGAGTGTGCGGAACACCGACCAAAAG GTTTTTCCGCCAGGTGAGACCCACGAAGGAAGGTGTTTGA